The following are encoded in a window of Oncorhynchus keta strain PuntledgeMale-10-30-2019 chromosome 10, Oket_V2, whole genome shotgun sequence genomic DNA:
- the LOC118389167 gene encoding LOW QUALITY PROTEIN: galectin-related protein A-like (The sequence of the model RefSeq protein was modified relative to this genomic sequence to represent the inferred CDS: deleted 1 base in 1 codon) produces the protein MRPGKKIIVMGIVNPEPDSFDISLACGCGTVDEAPPTDVALELCAKFEDLQFLRTACVSGTWGDAEKLIPYFPFIEDQPFRIEIHCELLRFRVFVDGHQLFDFYHRVQSLLDIDTLRINGSLTITKLR, from the exons ATGAGGCCTGGAAAGAAGATCATTGTGATGGGGATAGTGAATCCTGAGCCTGACAG CTTTGACATCAGTCTGGCCTGTGGGTGTGGCACAGTGGATGAGGCTCCTCCCACTGACGTGGCATTGGAGCTCTGTGCCAAGTTCGAGGACCTCCAGTTCCTACGTACGGCCTGTGTTTCGGGCACCTGGGGTGACGCTGAGAAGCTCATC CCCTACTTCCCTTTCATCGAGGACCAACCTTTCCGG ATCGAGATCCATTGTGAACTACTGCGTTTCCGTGTATTTGTGGATGGACACCAGCTCTTTGATTTCTACCACCGGGTGCAATCCTTACTGGACATTGACACATTAAGGATTAATGGTAGTTTAACCATTACCAAACTCAGATAG
- the LOC127932280 gene encoding uncharacterized protein LOC127932280 isoform X6 produces MQSFKILNRYTRNKMHNKIHPNGAIYREHQYQINVDLYTGSTSTRSMWSYIQGVPAPDQCGAIYREYQHQINVDLYTGSTSTRSMWSYIQGVPAPDQCGAIYREYQYQINVELYTGSTSTRSMWSYIQGVPVPDQCGAIYREYQHQINVELYTGSTSTRSMWSYIQGAPVPDQCGAIYREHQYQINVELYTGSTSTRSMWSYIQGVPVPDQCGAIYREYQYQINVDLYTGSTSTRSMWSYIQGVPVPDQCGAIYREYQYQINVYLYTGSTSTRSMWSYIQEYQYQINVDLYTGSTSTRSMCSNWLSNDAIKRITSI; encoded by the exons ATGCAGAGTTTTAAAATATTAAATAGGTACACGAGGAATAAAATGCACAATAAAATACACccgaatggagctatatacagggagcaccagtaccagatcaatgtggatctatatacagggagtaccagcaccagatcaatgtggagctatatacag ggagtaccagcaccagatcaatgtggagctatatacag ggagtaccagcaccagatcaatgtggatctatatacagggagtaccagcaccagatcaatgtggagctatatacagggagtaccagcaccagatcaatgtggagctatatacagggagtaccagtaccagatcaatgtggagctatatacagggagtaccagcaccagatcaatgtggagctatatacagggagtaccagtaccagatcaatgtggagctatatacagggagtaccagcaccagatcaatgtggagctatatacagggagtaccagcaccagatcaatgtggagctatatacagggagcaccagtaccagatcaatgtggagctatatacagggagcaccagtaccagatcaatgtggagctatatacagggagtaccagtaccagatcaatgtggagctatatacagggagtaccagtaccagatcaatgtggagctatatacagggagtaccagtaccagatcaatgtggatctatatacagggagtaccagtaccagatcaatgtggagctatatacagggagtaccagtaccagatcaatgtggagctatatacagggagtaccagtaccagatcaatgtgtatctatatacagggagtaccagtaccagatcaatgtggagctatatacaggagtaccagtaccagatcaatgtggatctatatacagggagtaccagtaccagatcaatgtgcagtaATTGGTTAAGTAATGATGCTATAAAGAGGATAACTTCAATATAG
- the LOC127932280 gene encoding uncharacterized protein LOC127932280 isoform X1, whose translation MQSFKILNRYTRNKMHNKIHPNGAIYREHQYQINVDLYTGSTSTRSMWSYIQGVPAPDQCGAIYREYQHQINVELYTGSTSTRSMWSYIQGVPAPDQCGSIYREYQHQINVELYTGSTSTRSMWSYIQGVPVPDQCGAIYREYQHQINVELYTGSTSTRSMWSYIQGVPAPDQCGAIYREYQHQINVELYTGSTSTRSMWSYIQGAPVPDQCGAIYREYQYQINVELYTGSTSTRSMWSYIQGVPVPDQCGSIYREYQYQINVELYTGSTSTRSMWSYIQGVPVPDQCVSIYREYQYQINVELYTGVPVPDQCGSIYREYQYQINVQ comes from the exons ATGCAGAGTTTTAAAATATTAAATAGGTACACGAGGAATAAAATGCACAATAAAATACACccgaatggagctatatacagggagcaccagtaccagatcaatgtggatctatatacagggagtaccagcaccagatcaatgtggagctatatacag ggagtaccagcaccagatcaatgtggagctatatacagggagtaccagcaccagatcaatgtggagctatatacag ggagtaccagcaccagatcaatgtggagctatatacagggagtaccagcaccagatcaatgtggatctatatacagggagtaccagcaccagatcaatgtggagctatatacagggagtaccagcaccagatcaatgtggagctatatacagggagtaccagtaccagatcaatgtggagctatatacagggagtaccagcaccagatcaatgtggagctatatacagggagtaccagtaccagatcaatgtggagctatatacagggagtaccagcaccagatcaatgtggagctatatacagggagtaccagcaccagatcaatgtggagctatatacagggagcaccagtaccagatcaatgtggagctatatacagggagcaccagtaccagatcaatgtggagctatatacagggagtaccagtaccagatcaatgtggagctatatacagggagtaccagtaccagatcaatgtggagctatatacagggagtaccagtaccagatcaatgtggatctatatacagggagtaccagtaccagatcaatgtggagctatatacagggagtaccagtaccagatcaatgtggagctatatacagggagtaccagtaccagatcaatgtgtatctatatacagggagtaccagtaccagatcaatgtggagctatatacaggagtaccagtaccagatcaatgtggatctatatacagggagtaccagtaccagatcaatgtgcagtaA
- the LOC127932280 gene encoding uncharacterized protein LOC127932280 isoform X4 — translation MQSFKILNRYTRNKMHNKIHPNGAIYREHQYQINVDLYTGSTSTRSMWSYIQGVPAPDQCGAIYREYQHQINVELYTGSTSTRSMWIYIQGVPAPDQCGAIYREYQHQINVELYTGSTSTRSMWSYIQGVPAPDQCGAIYREYQYQINVELYTGSTSTRSMWSYIQGVPAPDQCGAIYREHQYQINVELYTGSTSTRSMWSYIQGVPVPDQCGAIYREYQYQINVELYTGSTSTRSMWIYIQGVPVPDQCGAIYREYQYQINVELYTGSTSTRSMCIYIQGVPVPDQCGAIYRSTSTRSMWIYIQGVPVPDQCAVIG, via the exons ATGCAGAGTTTTAAAATATTAAATAGGTACACGAGGAATAAAATGCACAATAAAATACACccgaatggagctatatacagggagcaccagtaccagatcaatgtggatctatatacagggagtaccagcaccagatcaatgtggagctatatacag ggagtaccagcaccagatcaatgtggagctatatacagggagtaccagcaccagatcaatgtggagctatatacag ggagtaccagcaccagatcaatgtggatctatatacagggagtaccagcaccagatcaatgtggagctatatacagggagtaccagcaccagatcaatgtggagctatatacagggagtaccagtaccagatcaatgtggagctatatacagggagtaccagcaccagatcaatgtggagctatatacagggagtaccagtaccagatcaatgtggagctatatacagggagtaccagcaccagatcaatgtggagctatatacagggagtaccagcaccagatcaatgtggagctatatacagggagcaccagtaccagatcaatgtggagctatatacagggagcaccagtaccagatcaatgtggagctatatacagggagtaccagtaccagatcaatgtggagctatatacagggagtaccagtaccagatcaatgtggagctatatacagggagtaccagtaccagatcaatgtggatctatatacagggagtaccagtaccagatcaatgtggagctatatacagggagtaccagtaccagatcaatgtggagctatatacagggagtaccagtaccagatcaatgtgtatctatatacagggagtaccagtaccagatcaatgtggagctatatacaggagtaccagtaccagatcaatgtggatctatatacagggagtaccagtaccagatcaatgtgcagtaATTGGTTAA
- the LOC127932280 gene encoding uncharacterized protein LOC127932280 isoform X5, producing MQSFKILNRYTRNKMHNKIHPNGAIYREHQYQINVDLYTGSTSTRSMWSYIQGVPAPDQCGAIYREYQHQINVDLYTGSTSTRSMWSYIQGVPAPDQCGAIYREYQYQINVELYTGSTSTRSMWSYIQGVPVPDQCGAIYREYQHQINVELYTGSTSTRSMWSYIQGAPVPDQCGAIYREHQYQINVELYTGSTSTRSMWSYIQGVPVPDQCGAIYREYQYQINVDLYTGSTSTRSMWSYIQGVPVPDQCGAIYREYQYQINVYLYTGSTSTRSMWSYIQEYQYQINVDLYTGSTSTRSMCSNWLSNDAIKRITSI from the exons ATGCAGAGTTTTAAAATATTAAATAGGTACACGAGGAATAAAATGCACAATAAAATACACccgaatggagctatatacagggagcaccagtaccagatcaatgtggatctatatacagggagtaccagcaccagatcaatgtggagctatatacag ggagtaccagcaccagatcaatgtggagctatatacagggagtaccagcaccagatcaatgtggatctatatacagggagtaccagcaccagatcaatgtggagctatatacagggagtaccagcaccagatcaatgtggagctatatacagggagtaccagtaccagatcaatgtggagctatatacagggagtaccagcaccagatcaatgtggagctatatacagggagtaccagtaccagatcaatgtggagctatatacagggagtaccagcaccagatcaatgtggagctatatacagggagtaccagcaccagatcaatgtggagctatatacagggagcaccagtaccagatcaatgtggagctatatacagggagcaccagtaccagatcaatgtggagctatatacagggagtaccagtaccagatcaatgtggagctatatacagggagtaccagtaccagatcaatgtggagctatatacagggagtaccagtaccagatcaatgtggatctatatacagggagtaccagtaccagatcaatgtggagctatatacagggagtaccagtaccagatcaatgtggagctatatacagggagtaccagtaccagatcaatgtgtatctatatacagggagtaccagtaccagatcaatgtggagctatatacaggagtaccagtaccagatcaatgtggatctatatacagggagtaccagtaccagatcaatgtgcagtaATTGGTTAAGTAATGATGCTATAAAGAGGATAACTTCAATATAG
- the LOC127932280 gene encoding uncharacterized protein LOC127932280 isoform X3 — protein sequence MQSFKILNRYTRNKMHNKIHPNGAIYREHQYQINVDLYTGSTSTRSMWSYIQGVPAPDQCGAIYREYQHQINVELYTGSTSTRSMWIYIQGVPAPDQCGAIYREYQHQINVELYTGSTSTRSMWSYIQGVPAPDQCGAIYREYQYQINVELYTGSTSTRSMWSYIQGVPAPDQCGAIYREHQYQINVELYTGSTSTRSMWSYIQGVPVPDQCGAIYREYQYQINVELYTGSTSTRSMWIYIQGVPVPDQCGAIYREYQYQINVELYTGSTSTRSMCIYIQGVPVPDQCGAIYRSTSTRSMWIYIQGVPVPDQCAVIG from the exons ATGCAGAGTTTTAAAATATTAAATAGGTACACGAGGAATAAAATGCACAATAAAATACACccgaatggagctatatacagggagcaccagtaccagatcaatgtggatctatatacagggagtaccagcaccagatcaatgtggagctatatacag ggagtaccagcaccagatcaatgtggagctatatacag ggagtaccagcaccagatcaatgtggagctatatacagggagtaccagcaccagatcaatgtggatctatatacagggagtaccagcaccagatcaatgtggagctatatacagggagtaccagcaccagatcaatgtggagctatatacagggagtaccagtaccagatcaatgtggagctatatacagggagtaccagcaccagatcaatgtggagctatatacagggagtaccagtaccagatcaatgtggagctatatacagggagtaccagcaccagatcaatgtggagctatatacagggagtaccagcaccagatcaatgtggagctatatacagggagcaccagtaccagatcaatgtggagctatatacagggagcaccagtaccagatcaatgtggagctatatacagggagtaccagtaccagatcaatgtggagctatatacagggagtaccagtaccagatcaatgtggagctatatacagggagtaccagtaccagatcaatgtggatctatatacagggagtaccagtaccagatcaatgtggagctatatacagggagtaccagtaccagatcaatgtggagctatatacagggagtaccagtaccagatcaatgtgtatctatatacagggagtaccagtaccagatcaatgtggagctatatacaggagtaccagtaccagatcaatgtggatctatatacagggagtaccagtaccagatcaatgtgcagtaATTGGTTAA
- the LOC127932280 gene encoding uncharacterized protein LOC127932280 isoform X2 gives MELYTGSTSTRSMWIYIQGVPAPDQCGAIYREYQHQINVELYTGSTSTRSMWSYIQGAPVPDQCGSIYREYQHQINVELYTGSTSTRSMWIYIQGVPAPDQCGAIYREYQHQINVELYTGSTSTRSMWSYIQGVPAPDQCGAIYREYQYQINVELYTGSTSTRSMWSYIQGVPAPDQCGAIYREHQYQINVELYTGSTSTRSMWSYIQGVPVPDQCGAIYREYQYQINVELYTGSTSTRSMWIYIQGVPVPDQCGAIYREYQYQINVELYTGSTSTRSMCIYIQGVPVPDQCGAIYRSTSTRSMWIYIQGVPVPDQCAVIG, from the exons atggagctatatacagggagcaccagtaccagatcaatgtggatctatatacagggagtaccagcaccagatcaatgtggagctatatacag ggagtaccagcaccagatcaatgtggagctatatacagggagtaccagcaccagatcaatgtggagctatatacag ggagcaccagtaccagatcaatgtggatctatatacagggagtaccagcaccagatcaatgtggagctatatacagggagtaccagcaccagatcaatgtggatctatatacagggagtaccagcaccagatcaatgtggagctatatacagggagtaccagcaccagatcaatgtggagctatatacagggagtaccagtaccagatcaatgtggagctatatacagggagtaccagcaccagatcaatgtggagctatatacagggagtaccagtaccagatcaatgtggagctatatacagggagtaccagcaccagatcaatgtggagctatatacagggagtaccagcaccagatcaatgtggagctatatacagggagcaccagtaccagatcaatgtggagctatatacagggagcaccagtaccagatcaatgtggagctatatacagggagtaccagtaccagatcaatgtggagctatatacagggagtaccagtaccagatcaatgtggagctatatacagggagtaccagtaccagatcaatgtggatctatatacagggagtaccagtaccagatcaatgtggagctatatacagggagtaccagtaccagatcaatgtggagctatatacagggagtaccagtaccagatcaatgtgtatctatatacagggagtaccagtaccagatcaatgtggagctatatacaggagtaccagtaccagatcaatgtggatctatatacagggagtaccagtaccagatcaatgtgcagtaATTGGTTAA
- the LOC127932280 gene encoding uncharacterized protein LOC127932280 isoform X8 translates to MWIYIQGVPAPDQCGAIYREYQHQINVELYTGSTSTRSMWIYIQGVPAPDQCGAIYREYQHQINVDLYTGSTSTRSMWSYIQGVPAPDQCGAIYREYQYQINVELYTGSTSTRSMWSYIQGVPVPDQCGAIYREYQHQINVELYTGSTSTRSMWSYIQGAPVPDQCGAIYREHQYQINVELYTGSTSTRSMWSYIQGVPVPDQCGAIYREYQYQINVDLYTGSTSTRSMWSYIQGVPVPDQCGAIYREYQYQINVYLYTGSTSTRSMWSYIQEYQYQINVDLYTGSTSTRSMCSNWLSNDAIKRITSI, encoded by the exons atgtggatctatatacagggagtaccagcaccagatcaatgtggagctatatacagggagtaccagcaccagatcaatgtggagctatatacag ggagcaccagtaccagatcaatgtggatctatatacagggagtaccagcaccagatcaatgtggagctatatacagggagtaccagcaccagatcaatgtggatctatatacagggagtaccagcaccagatcaatgtggagctatatacagggagtaccagcaccagatcaatgtggagctatatacagggagtaccagtaccagatcaatgtggagctatatacagggagtaccagcaccagatcaatgtggagctatatacagggagtaccagtaccagatcaatgtggagctatatacagggagtaccagcaccagatcaatgtggagctatatacagggagtaccagcaccagatcaatgtggagctatatacagggagcaccagtaccagatcaatgtggagctatatacagggagcaccagtaccagatcaatgtggagctatatacagggagtaccagtaccagatcaatgtggagctatatacagggagtaccagtaccagatcaatgtggagctatatacagggagtaccagtaccagatcaatgtggatctatatacagggagtaccagtaccagatcaatgtggagctatatacagggagtaccagtaccagatcaatgtggagctatatacagggagtaccagtaccagatcaatgtgtatctatatacagggagtaccagtaccagatcaatgtggagctatatacaggagtaccagtaccagatcaatgtggatctatatacagggagtaccagtaccagatcaatgtgcagtaATTGGTTAAGTAATGATGCTATAAAGAGGATAACTTCAATATAG
- the LOC127932280 gene encoding uncharacterized protein LOC127932280 isoform X7 translates to MQSFKILNRYTRNKMHNKIHPNGAIYREHQYQINVDLYTGSTSTRSMWSYIQGVPAPDQCGAIYREYQHQINVELYTGSTSTRSMWSYIQGVPAPDQCGAIYREYQYQINVELYTGSTSTRSMWSYIQGVPVPDQCGAIYREYQHQINVELYTGSTSTRSMWSYIQGAPVPDQCGAIYREHQYQINVELYTGSTSTRSMWSYIQGVPVPDQCGAIYREYQYQINVDLYTGSTSTRSMWSYIQGVPVPDQCGAIYREYQYQINVYLYTGSTSTRSMWSYIQEYQYQINVDLYTGSTSTRSMCSNWLSNDAIKRITSI, encoded by the exons ATGCAGAGTTTTAAAATATTAAATAGGTACACGAGGAATAAAATGCACAATAAAATACACccgaatggagctatatacagggagcaccagtaccagatcaatgtggatctatatacagggagtaccagcaccagatcaatgtggagctatatacag ggagtaccagcaccagatcaatgtggagctatatacagggagtaccagcaccagatcaatgtggagctatatacag ggagtaccagcaccagatcaatgtggagctatatacagggagtaccagcaccagatcaatgtggagctatatacagggagtaccagtaccagatcaatgtggagctatatacagggagtaccagcaccagatcaatgtggagctatatacagggagtaccagtaccagatcaatgtggagctatatacagggagtaccagcaccagatcaatgtggagctatatacagggagtaccagcaccagatcaatgtggagctatatacagggagcaccagtaccagatcaatgtggagctatatacagggagcaccagtaccagatcaatgtggagctatatacagggagtaccagtaccagatcaatgtggagctatatacagggagtaccagtaccagatcaatgtggagctatatacagggagtaccagtaccagatcaatgtggatctatatacagggagtaccagtaccagatcaatgtggagctatatacagggagtaccagtaccagatcaatgtggagctatatacagggagtaccagtaccagatcaatgtgtatctatatacagggagtaccagtaccagatcaatgtggagctatatacaggagtaccagtaccagatcaatgtggatctatatacagggagtaccagtaccagatcaatgtgcagtaATTGGTTAAGTAATGATGCTATAAAGAGGATAACTTCAATATAG